The Pongo abelii isolate AG06213 chromosome 3, NHGRI_mPonAbe1-v2.0_pri, whole genome shotgun sequence DNA window CTTGcctttcatattaatttttatgacCTGGGATGTTGCCTGTGCGCGTGTTGTGTTGTTTCGTTGTGTCTACAGGctcactttcctcctcctcctgcactCTCGGCTTCTTTCGGtggcttccctctttttctcttcaccTCTGTTttcaggattattattattattattattttaacgaTCTGGGAATGTTGTAGGCACGGCGACGGTGTCGAGCCCTGGGCCGGGGCTTCTGGAGAGAGCGCGTACAATTCCCTGCTGAGCGTAATGTGTGCCTTCTACTTACAATTGCAGAGCAATATATTCGGCGGGCTGGATGAGAGTCTGCTGGCCCGCGCCGAGGCTCTGGCAGCCGTGGACATCGTCTCCCAGAGCAAGAGCCACCACCACCATCCGCCCCACCACAGCCCCTTCAAACCGGACGCCACCTACCACACTATGAACACCATCCCGTGCACGTCGGCCGCCTCTTCTTCATCGGTGCCCATCTCTCACCCTTCCGCGCTGGCGGGCacgcaccaccaccaccaccatcaccaccaccaccaccaccaaccgcACCAGGCGCTGGAGGGCGAGCTGCTGGAGCACCTGAGTCCCGGGCTGGCCCTGGGCGCTATGGCGGGCCCCGACGGCGCTGTGGTGTCCACGCCGGCTCACGCGCCGCACATGGCCACCATGAACCCCATGCACCAAGCAGCGCTCAGCATGGCCCACGCGCACGGGCTGCCGTCGCACATGGGCTGCATGAGCGACGTGGACGCCGACCCGCGGGACCTGGAGGCATTCGCCGAACGCTTCAAGCAGCGACGCATCAAGCTGGGGGTGACCCAGGCAGATGTGGGTTCCGCGCTGGCCAACCTGAAGATCCCCGGCGTGGGCTCGCTTAGCCAGAGCACCATCTGCAGGTTCGAGTCCCTCACACTGTCGCACAATAACATGATCGCGCTCAAACCCATCCTGCAGGCATGGCTCGAGGAGGCCGAGAAGTCCCACCGCGAGAAGCTCACCAAGCCTGAGCTCTTCAATGGCGCGGAGAAGAAGCGCAAGCGCACGTCCATCGCTGCGCCAGAGAAGCGCTCCCTCGAAGCCTACTTTGCCATTCAGCCTCGGCCCTCCTCTGAAAAGATCGCCGCCATCGCGGAGAAGCTGGACCTGAAGAAAAACGTGGTGCGCGTCTGGTTCTGcaaccagaggcagaaacagaaaagaatgaaatattccGCCGGCATTTAGAAGACTCTTGGCCTCTCCAGAGACGCCCCTCTCCTCGtcccctcttttctctccttctctcttctgcctCTTTTCACTTTTGGCGATTAGGAACAATTCTAGTAAATGTGAATCTCGACAAATCGAGGACTGAAGACGGAGCGAACGAGCGAACAACTGAGCCCAAGCCGGTGAGAATGTGAAACAGTTTCTCAAAGGAAAGAATAACAAAAGATGGTATTTGTCTGTTGTAGCAAAGTTGTCCCTTTGAACCCCACCTCGGCTTCTTCAGAGGAAGTGTGGAGATGGCTGTTTGCAGGAAGGCAGACGAGACAGTCTTTAAAAAGTCCACAAGAATGATCAAGtaagatttgtttttattcttacaGACATCACCCGTGTTCAAGTTTAAAAGTACACTTTGCAActatttttcagaaatagaaattGATTCAGGACTAAAACTTTAAACTAGAGTTGATGCTTAATGTGATAGAGACATCTCTaaagtattttgaattttaaaaaaagatggcagaTTTTCTGCATTTacactgtatattatatatatatttttattgtggttcTTACCCCCTTTTCCTTCTCCGAAGTGTTAATGCTTAAGAAAAGAGTTGCGCCTGCTGTGTTCACTGATCTTGAAAGCTATTATTAGATTATTGCAGAACAACCCTctgtaaattattaatttatctcTCTAGCAACTTAATTTTGTGCACATTCTAATTAATTAAACTTCTTCGGTCTAAAAAAAGTGGGGGAAATGTATAGCTAGTAACGTTCAAAAAATTTTGTTTGATGAGTTTGCCGAATTTTTACAGCTTTCCTCCTATACTGTGTTCCTTTTGACCCATTTGTATATTCTCACTTGAATgaagattgtttttttctttgtttttactggTAGTGTTCTGATTTGTGAGTTGACACTCAATAATGGATGTCTTAATCGTGTAGACCTGATTCACTGTCTGAAGTATTGTTTACTTCGTTACATATTTAATGGGGATTCCCACATTGTCCCCGTGACACATGAGCGCTCTCACTTAcccttacacacacactcacacacctctAACAGAAGGGAAGAAGCAGTTGGAAGCACGACTAATGCACCATTTTCTAGCTTTAGGTGCATTTGCCACTTGGTGTTTGCCCTTCGGATTTTAGATTTCACCAAGGTATTTCAGTCTTCCAGTTTTCAATTGCTTTGTTGGCTACATGTTAATATTTATAGGAAtacttcagtttttccttttggaGGTTTGTTTGTAGAAAAACTAATTTGAACTATAAGAAAGACAGTGCACTGCTTGTAAATTCACATTATTTGGAAAAATTCTTTTGGAACAAAAAATTAGGTACATGATAACTGGTACCTTATCTActgtaaatatttcattaaaaatgatgCACACATAGATATATTCTTACAAATTTTGCTGTATTGCTGTTCTATTTGAGGCTCTCCAAAGTCTTGAGTTCTGTATATGGCCtggtttcttgtttttattaatagatGGTTTATTTACTATGgtaatgtattaatttatttttggtgtTGTTCGACTGTCTTTCATTGAAgagataattttaatgttttattggcAACGTATGCtgctttttcattaaaatgtgctattaaaattaaatggcttttaaaatgtgATGTTGTTTTAATCATTTATGTGGGAAGTGTTTTGGTGGGAGACTTTTTTAAAGGAGGAAGCACATTTTGATGATTTATTAGGAGTGGTTGTTATCAAAGTATAGCTTGGACTTAGTAGGGGCTGTTTCTCTGGTAAAGTATTAAATAATAAGGTTTAAAACAGCCTTTTAATAGTGAGAGTTCATCTCACAGGATACTTCACTTTTCTGCTCAGAAGAAATCATGATATTTGGCTCCAAATATCTCCCTTGGAGTTCTTCCTTCAGACTTGCAATAATCCTGCAAAAAAGAATCTTTATAAGCAGAGATATTGGATGGAAACAATTTCATGCATTCCCTCCCATCTATCAGGagtaaaagtaagaaagaaactCAGCTCACTTTTCAGCAGCTCTAGGAGACTGGCTGTGGCAAGAGCCAAGGCCTGGTTGGAGGAGTACAGCAACCTGGTTGAGGCCCAGAAGCAAGCCCACCATAACTTTCAGTTTGGTCACCACCACTGGAAAGCAATGAACCCAGACAGAGCAGGAAGCACCTGAGTTGCTGGCTTAGGAAgtaaggtctctctctctctctctctctctctctctctctctctctctctctccctcctaatTTCCCATGACCTTTAAGGAAACTCACATAGCAGAGTAGGGCTGAGGAAGAAATTCTGTGTAGTTAGAAGCAGCAAATTTTTGCCCTCTTCTGTGATTCACCCTGACACCAGAGTTGGTGGGAAGTCTGTCTGACACTAGTTTGGCACTGACACAGGAAAATTCGTCATGGTTGATGCAGTCATTTCTTCTTCTGATCCTAGCTTAAAGACATCTCTCcactattttaataatattcagaCTCCCTACAACAGTTGGACAACATACTTAATACAGGTTTTCAAAGGTGTTTTTTTCCCTCAGTAAGTATCTGGTTTAGATATTTATGTGATTATTATCTCATACTATTAATTAATATGAGAATATCACGCTAATCTATAGCTCCAACGAGAGGAAGATCTAGATCATTCTCCAGGAGTAATTCTATTAACCTGAGCTGTGACTCCTCTGATATGGAGCTATCTTGAGATGTTTCTTATTTTGGAGACAATATTAGGAAATATCCTATGAGTCAATGAAAGTCGTTACAGTGGCTCAAGTTGGGATTAAATGTTGTTGGAAAATCATAAATTCTGGATGTaacaaaaacagttttgaaagTTAGGTGGAGAATGGGTGGAGGgacttctttttattactgaaaaaagaaagacacctGAAGAAACAAAATCTAAGTGTCCATTACAAATAATGAGATGTTGCATAGGTGCCtaagaaaacattaaaacttgcaggaatttaaaagaaaaaactgtgaGTTCAAGTATAGCAATATTGATGGTTTAGTTCTATTTCTGTCTTGAAGGCTGAAAGTTTCTTCTTCTATCTTCCTTTGTATTCTTAGATTCGGTTTTCCTGAAAGTCTTTTCAAACAGCCAGCATATGCTGAGTTAAACTCAGCTCGGTTCTATGCTGAGTACTAATTTCAGTACCATGGATAGTAACCGTAGAACTCAGCCCTACTCCAACTCACCTTTGACCAAAAAGTTTTTAGCTAGCTAAACAACCTTCGGCTTCCTTGCCTTCTCCAGAgtggagaaaatgaataaaatggctTGAATGTGCAACAGATTCAGCTTGCTTATCTAGGATAAAAATGATCTTTAATAAATCACACCATTCCCTTCTCATATGTGGATTTTTAGTGAAAGGGAGTTAGTTGGCGGGAAGTAAAACAGATGTGCTAGTGTCTTATTTCTACAAGTATAGCATCTTTAAATGAAGATGAAAGCACTGTAAAAGTAGTAGAAATTGAGAAACATATtggacagaaataaaaaggagttTTAAAAGTACTTTTGAAGTACATGACAGCTTGCATATGTGCATACATGCCTAAGATTTTTGCGAGAAGAGTGACATAACAACAACTACCCATATGCTTCCATAGTTGAGCTTAAAGGcctatattttctcctaattCACCAGGTGTTCTTTGTCTCTTGTGTTCCTGGACTTTCAAAAGTACATCACATTTTGTTAATCTTCTCTGTGTTAGGGTAAGATAAAACTTTCttgtctgcaaaatggaaatattttcattcttaGAGCATGCTTAAATGTGTGTTGGATGGGAAAAgctgaaaagaaatatattctgaaGTTTTTACTAACGAAAGTTGCAGAGATACTAGAGATAATACCAAACCAAAGAGATTTGGAGAGAAGAGGGTTGGtcttaaggaaaaaattaaaggtaAGAATAGGCTGAACCATGTATAAATTGTTGAGAAATATCCATTTGGTATTGACTTTCAAAATACTCAAATGGATAAGTAGTAGAATGTGTCTGAAAATTCTTGTCATATCAATCAAATCCACTGGCATTCATGACTTATTTCCTAATTTTCCCCAAGGTTCACAATTGCTATTTTGTTGGAAAGAGATATATTATGAATTGACTTAGTAGCATATTTAGGCATCTTGAATTTTATGTTTCAGTATTATGTAGTTTTTTAGACTTTCCTAAAAGCAAATGATCCAATCTTTTTGTTCAATGTGGTCATTTAAATCCAAACtgaaatggaacagaaatgaTCATGTAAGCCCTGGTTGATATCTAAGTACCCTCCATAGCAAAACATTATAATTCAGTTTATTTCAAATACCTGACATTACATCAGTTGATCAACTCTTTATCAGATTATGTTTCATTGACATATAGCCTGGGGAAAAATAATGTAAGTATGAAAAAGCAAATGAAGTAATTAGGATTTACATACAATGTAATACTCTTCTGTTTTccacaaaattgatttttaaaaataagtgatgATACATAACTACACTTTTCAATATCAAGGAGAGATCCTGTTACTTCTCTTTGCAAAGAGAATTGAAATTTTTTCAAGATCATTGAAATTTTTTCAAGATAATTGAAATTTGAgggataaaaatgttttatctcaAACTTCAAATATATCAATTTATTTTGACCTATCTATTCGAGAAGCTCTTGAGGAGACAGTgaaaaacacatagaaaaattcccttgattttaaaaagaatattattcacAGAATGAAGCTCAAAATTTTTCTAGGCAGGCAATGACAGtaagtttagaaatttgtttttggaATTGTTTTGCAAAAACCATTTATATCTCTAGGTAAATGATTCATATTAGAACTCAAAACTTCACTTTACTTTTCAGATGGTCTTGGAGGGGGTTGCTGcaacagaagggaaaaaaagttgGATTGGTATCCTCTAGGACAAAAGGGAAGACAAAGGTTTTCTGACAGTTATGATGTTCCTGAAGTCCACATTTGTCAGGAGACAGATTTAtggcaatgagaaaaaaaaaatcactaaatttCCCCTGCTTTGCCCCTTTAAAGGAGCCATTCCCAGTACTGAAAGTCTATTATGAGTGAATTAATAAATTACACAGCGAATTATTAAATCCAGATAATTACAAGGAATAAGTAAGTAATCATTAGTTATCTCAGCTAATTACTGTGGGTCAGAGCCAGCCGGAATGTGAAATCCTCCGCGGGAATTGAAATTAACTTTGCACAGTGAGTCTCTCTGCTTGACATCCCCAGTCTGTAGGCACATGGCAGCTCCCCCGTGAGCTAGTCTTTCTATTTAACTTGGagagaatagaaataaaattaagtggCGATGTGATAATAGAAAGCTGCTCAGAAAGCAAACTGTGGGTTTTATTCTGTACTTTCAACGCTTGGAGATGAAAAGCTTTATTTACaccgtttcaaaaaaatttaaagcacccTTGTTGAGATGGGCTccccaaacacacatgcacacatatctaCAGTCGACTGGTGTGACAGTCAGATTAGCAGCACATGAAGAAGGCTCAGGAAGAACAAACGTTTTGagtcctctctctctgtctctctccctccctccctccttccctcccttcctccttctcttcctccctcctctctcttcctctccctctatCTCTCTCAGATGTGGGGAGGGGGCGAGGCAGaagtcagaaataaaacaaatgaaaatattgctCTTTGCTTTCATTCCACGCAGTGGAAATGCTGTGGAAAAGTGCAGCCTGGCCTAAtaatctgtttgttttgtttttgtttgggtaACAGTATGCTTTCATCTTGCCACAGGAAGAACCAGCTTAGTGCAAATGTTGTCTCTCCTTGATCTTTTGCCAGATGCTTCGAGAACTGATGTcacttttttttctcatatagCATCACTTTCTGAAGCCAGCCTCTCCtatcctctctccctccactccCACCAACCCCTGAGGCCTTCTCAAAGGGCAGAGAAGAGGGCAAATCCTGGTACCCGTTGGAAAGTGGAAAATACATCTGTGTGATAATGTAATTGTGTTTATCACAGGGCTGGGTAAGCCTGgacatatcaagaaaaaaaaatctgctgttaATGTATTAAAATGAGGGGGGTGGAAtctaagagctttttttttttttttttttatcaattgCAATTAGATGGACAGTCTTTCCGCTCATTCCCTGCTCTAGTCTGGgatgataataaaaatttaatgaagCCTGGGACGAGCAGAGAGCTCTGTCTAGGGACCGTGgaatagaatattttaactgtACATTTATACCAACTGTCTGGCTTCAAAGACGTGACTGCTTTTAATCTCGAATTAGAAAACCACAGACTTGAAATTAAATATTAGATACCCCCGGATACCCTTCCTTTCTGAAATATTGTCACGACTGTTTTCCTCTATTGCCCCGTAACACGTATATCTTAGGTCTCCAATTACATTTCCGTGAATAATAGATGGCTTTGATAGGGTGCAGTATTCTGGTGCTTTTgtgttgcgtgtgtgtgtgtgtgtgtgtgtgtgtgtgtgtgtttaaatagaGTTAATGCAATATTAATTGGCTGTAGATGTTATAAGAATGCACAACCCCATTTTCAGGAACAAATCGATGAGATAGGGATGCGAGAGAGGGAAGACGAATGCTTTCACCAGTCTAGGTCACTTCTTTGCGGAGAGGCCTTCTCAGAGCTTTGGGTAAGTGAAGAGGCACCTTAAGTTCCGCGGTCCTAGCTGCTCAGGCTCCGCAGACTGGAGGCGGGAAAGGGAACAGTGAGACTGAGAAGCAGGACGCGGGGACAGCGATCTCCCAGAAGCTTTCCTCGCTTTTGGTGGCTAATGTCACGCGCCTGCCTGCGGGGCTCAGGCGGCACCGAGGAATCAAGATCCTCGTCCCCACCCTCCGACTCACCACCTAATGCTTTGCACAAGCTGGCCTTGGGTTCCCTGCTAGTCccatctcccctctcctcccctctggtTCCTGGTGCGCACTGGTGACAGGCGGTTTGGGAGAGGGTGAGGGGTAGAGTCCAAAGGGCTGGGGGTGCGTGGGGTCAGAGCAGAACCTCCCTCCCTCGCTGGAGGAGCTCGCCCGGTCCCCGAGGGGCCCCCAGAGCTGAGGGAGCAGGCGCCTCGCCAGGCGCTCAGCCAGGAACCCGCAAGAAAGAGAGGCCCGGGCGCCTCGCCCCCTTGCATTTTACTAATCACGTCTATTTAAATTCTAGCGCGGTCCGCCGCGCTCTCACCGGGAAAGCTCTGGAGAACTGGACCCATCAATTATTCTGAAAAAATCCCTGACTACGTGAGGCTTCCAGCCAGCGGGAGGGAGGCGGTGGGAGGAGGTGGAGAACCCAGCCCCtacccctctcccctcctcctcgcCCCTCCCAGCGCGGCCTCTTGATATACACTCAACTTCAGGGTTCTGGGGCCCCAGGGAGCCTTGTGCGCATTCTCAGGGTTCGAGCTTTtttggaggagaaaggaagatggTGGGAGAAGGTTGGGACCTGGCCTGTGCAGGGCATCCGCTTCCGGAGCTGCTATCCCTTGTGCACGACCCCTTTCTCACTTTTTGCCAGGCCCCTATAGCTGGCCTAATGGTTGGGGGCTGCCGGGCACGGAGCGGTCTCTACTCGGCCTTCCTTTGCTCCAAGGATATGGCCTTCGGGGAGAGTCTAGCTCAGAAACTTTTTAGGAACCTCAGCTTAAAGTCCTGTAGCACGAACCCCATCCCCCATTCAGGCTCCAGGATGCCCCGAGGCTGAGCAGCAATCCAGGCGCGCAGCTGGACGCGCAAAAAGAACGCGTTGGCCCTAAAGTAGGGAGGCGAGTGAGCATGGCTGGTAATTACTgcttcccccacccccgcccagcTTCACCCGCCCCCACCCCGCGCTGGGTCTGCAGCCATTACTCCAGCTGTCACTGGGCGGAAAGCAAGCACCCTCCCCGCAGCCCCAGAATTGGCTGTAGTTAACAGAAGCCAGTGCCCCCCTCACCCTCCCATAGGGTCTGGATCGTGGATCTTAAAAACTTGTCCTAATTTTTCATCAACACTGTACTTCCTCTTTCCTAGCTCCCCTAACCTTTGCATTTTCTGGACCCTGGGAGCATATTCAAAGTCTTATTTATGTACATGggtgagggtttttgttttttatctctgGTGGTGGGGAGCTTCCTGAATAATTGGAGGCAGCAAGAAAATGAGAACTGATATTTTTAAGAGAAGCCAACTGGCTTCCGAAATTGTTGTAAGATGCCAAGTCGTCCTGTTAAACTAAtggggtttgatttttttttaaaaaaattactgatgtGTTTGTAAGTGGTTAAAAGGCTTAAACTAACAGCCTCTGCACGATTCGTTCAGGACAGTGTTTGTGGTTCTTGGAAGGCCTGAACGACTCTGGAGTTGGTAAGGGACACCTGGAGATGCAGGGTTAATACACACAGGGCTGGACAGTCCTACTCTCCCAGTGGGCTACCTTGGCTTTGCTAAATGGCTGTCTGCATTTCTGTGCCTTTTGGTTAAACTGGGTGAAGACTCACTGACTTCCAGAGACAGAGAAGGTCATGGTTTTGGGAATTATTGGCCTAGTGTGTGACGTGACAGAGGTGGAGAATCTTTTTGCAGTCACCTTATGCTCCAAATTCAACAGCAGTTCCAAGCCCAAAAAATATAAGGAAGGCTTCTGACCCTTGCCAAGAAGGGGCACCTTTTGTGCTCACTAGTTATAAACCTAGGAGCCCCTATTTCTTGCACTGGGGTGAGGGTGAAGTGTCTCTCCCTAGGTGGCAGCTGGCTCCCTGGTGTACCAAAGCAAGGCCTGGATTGTAAAGGTTCTTTAAGAACTGACCTGAACCAAAGCATTTTACACCAGAGCGAAGGAAACTTTTGCAGCAGAGTGGAGGACCGGGGTATACCCCCTATGAGCCATACTACATGGACATGTAGATTCCAAGATTCTCAACTTCAACTCTGGCATTTTCCTCAAAACTTCTCAcctgcatcacacacacacacacacacacacacacacacacacacacaccacaaagcaacAAACGGGCACACtctaagccattctcctgctatATCCCCCTGCCAACATGCTTGGTGAAACTTTTCAAACTCACTCAAAATGCCACTTTCTTAGTCTTACCAAGACACTTGCTTCTCCTGGGAAGGTGCCTGAGACTCCCTTTTCTGTGTATCTTTTTTCAAAGCACCTGATGGGGCTTTTACCTTTTGTTTGCTACAGGTGTCTTGCCTGTGGGTCCTCCCTTTACACAGAGCCCAACACGGTGTCTTTTTGGCAGCAGCACCTCTGGCTCCGAAGGTGGAAGCCATCTGTGTTTCCTGGGGAAAACAGGGGACCTGGCCTGCAGCTGGGCTCAGCAGGGATGGGCAGGGATGAGGATCCACAATTAAAGTGAGGATCTCTTTGGAAGCAGTGTTCGGTGCTTCAGTCTTTATCCTCCCCAGGGTTTCATGGTGGCTTTCAGAGAGGGCAGCCTGGCTAACTGGTTTTAAGTCCCATTTTGGTACCAACTCCAAGGTACCAACTAATGGTGCCCAAGCGCTAACTTTGCATCTCAGCTTCTGGAGGTGACCATTTTGTCACTTTGAGCCAGAATGAAGACAGCTCCTTTCTCCTTCACCTCCAGAGTCTTAGGATTTTGTGGGGGAAGAGAACTCGGCCCCTGGCTTTTGAGCTAGAATGTCTGATTCCATCTGGGAAAAGAGCAGTTTGAGGACCCTGGGGTCCACACCCTTAAATTAAATCTAACTTCCCCTAAATGGTCCTACCGGGTTAGGTAAGAATTGGTTGGCAACTTACACTTTCTTTCATCAACTTTTCACTTTACAGCCCTGAAAGCTTTTAATTACAGTATTGTCAGAGGGGCCCATTCTTCCATTTCCTAaatcatttcattgattttttttctcacgCTGCTTTCCTTTTCAGGGAgacttatttctttttccccgGGATTCACTCTGAATTTGAGAGGTGAAtaagaaaaagagggactatGTGAGGGGGTGATGGGCGGCAAATAGGAGGCAGTTATCTATCTTTCCCTAGGGAGGGGGAAATAATGCAAAGATGACCACATATGTTATCTCTCTATCTTAGGTCCTGCAGTGTAGACATGCAAAGAGAAAGAGGAGCTATAATAAAATAGAAGGGCATCAGTGCGGGGAGCTAGACCAGTTTCATTTTTGCCAAGTATTCTCAATTTGTTCTGAGGAGGGGAGCAGACATGTCTGGATAACTGGTAATTAGACTTGGTAATATGCATTCATTCACTGTAAAGAAATCACAAAAGATGTTATAGTAAATCAAGTTTTCTGAGCAGAATTAGAGCAGCTTCTAATTCTGGAAAGCTCAGTCACATTTCCTTTCAAAACCAGGCAAGACTATAATTCTTTGGTTCTGtcattaattttgttattaaGGTAACTTCaggtttatttttcaaatagtaGTTTTTACCAACCAGTTGTGGCATCAGCACAGAAGATAAGGTACCCAGTGTAGAGCAGAAATGAGCAAGAGGTTGCTGTCAGACAAAGGGAAAGCTGAGGCTGCTGTTTCTATTTGCTCCCATTGCTGTAGAATCCTAAACTAGAAGGTAGCAGAAATGTCCGGATGTTTCCTACATGGCCTTTTTGCGCTAGCAGTGTGTACAACTGGGGAGGAAGTTTGGAGGGGAGAATAGAGAGATTTAATTTAGGTTAAGAACAATTGTATTTATTGTACCCCAATTTGAAACTACTTCATAACTCAGTAACGATGGTGAGGAGCATCCTTACTTCCCACCATTTAACTTGTGGCCATTAGGTATCAGTTACTGCAAGATAAAATGATTTAATCAGCCTAGGTGAAATAATCTCTTTACTGTTCAatccttcctccttccattttcccctcccccctccctcttttctctcctctcatcTCTCAAATAGCTTGGATGAGGAAATCTTAGAAGCTGGTGTCACTGTTAGAAGCAGCTCACTTATTGGGGCAGGATTTCTGTATCAACTTTAATGCTGTCCATGAGTTGCTTATAAAAATGATCCTCCCCCAAATCTGTACTTATCTTGCatgagaaaggcagagaaaactAGCCTGAGATGCAATAATGCTTGGTTTTCCTGAAACAGCAAGActgagtttttatttgtttgtaattAATAATAAACAAGCCATTGACAAGCTAGAGTTGGCTGTCTATTTAGGTTTTGCAAACTCACTCATACAAACTCTCTCCCCTTGTTCAGGAAGGGATGCTATCCCTGAAACTGCAGCCAGATGCAGCTCCAAGCATTCCCAGTGTTACATATGATATTTCCCCCAGCTGGCTTATGGCAAGTAGATGTGATAAAGCAGAAACTGGACACAGGAAAGACTATCTTAGGATAACTCTTCTCCCGAGCTTCCCATTAGTCATAATGACAGGAATAGGttggaaggaaataaattttaggaATCAGTCCCCAAACCCTTTTGTACACTCTGATGACT harbors:
- the POU4F2 gene encoding POU domain, class 4, transcription factor 2 gives rise to the protein MMMMSLNSKQAFSMPHGGSLHVEPKYSALHSTSPGSSAPTAPSASSPSSSSNAGGGGGGGGGGGRSSSSSSSGSSGSGGGGSEAMRRACLPTPPSNIFGGLDESLLARAEALAAVDIVSQSKSHHHHPPHHSPFKPDATYHTMNTIPCTSAASSSSVPISHPSALAGTHHHHHHHHHHHHQPHQALEGELLEHLSPGLALGAMAGPDGAVVSTPAHAPHMATMNPMHQAALSMAHAHGLPSHMGCMSDVDADPRDLEAFAERFKQRRIKLGVTQADVGSALANLKIPGVGSLSQSTICRFESLTLSHNNMIALKPILQAWLEEAEKSHREKLTKPELFNGAEKKRKRTSIAAPEKRSLEAYFAIQPRPSSEKIAAIAEKLDLKKNVVRVWFCNQRQKQKRMKYSAGI